In Lacerta agilis isolate rLacAgi1 chromosome 8, rLacAgi1.pri, whole genome shotgun sequence, one genomic interval encodes:
- the PAX8 gene encoding paired box protein Pax-8 isoform X8, translating to MPHNSIRSAGHGGLNQLGGAFVNGRPLPEVVRQRIVDLAHQGVRPCDISRQLRVSHGCVSKILGSRYYETGSIRPGVIGGSKPKVATPKVVEKIGDYKRQNPTMFAWEIRDRLLAEGVCDNDTVPSVSSINRIIRTKVQQPFNLPMENCMVPKTLSPGHNLIPSSAVTPPESPQSDSLGSSTYSINGLLGIGSPSSDHKRKIQDSDQESCQLSTDSQGSSTPHKHLRSEAYGQHLLECPFERQHFPEAYASPSHAKGEQAGIYAVPLLNTSMDDGKSMLTPSNPSLSRNLAAHQTYSAVTGREVVGSTLPGYPPHIPTGGQGSYSSSAIAGMVAAGSDYSGGAYSHGPYTSYGEPWRFPNSGLLGSPYYYSSSSRGPVPPNTTYDHL from the exons CAGGACACGGAGGATTGAACCAGCTGGGCGGGGCCTTTGTGAATGGCCGGCCCCTGCCAGAAGTAGTGAGGCAGCGCATTGTAGACCTGGCACACCAGGGCGTGCGGCCCTGCGACATCTCCCGACAGCTGCGGGTCAGTCACGGTTGTGTCAGCAAAATCCTTGGCAG TAGGTACTACGAGACTGGCAGTATACGGCCAGGGGTGATCGGGGGCTCCAAGCCCAAGGTGGCAACCCCCAAGGTGGTGGAGAAGATTGGGGATTACAAGCGGCAGAACCCCACCATGTTTGCTTGGGAAATCCGGGACCGGCTGTTGGCAGAGGGCGTCTGTGACAACGACACTGTTCCCAGTGTCAGCTCCATCAACAG GATCATTCGCACAAAGGTTCAGCAGCCGTTCAACCTCCCGATGGAGAACTGCATGGTGCCTAAAACATTGAGCCCTGGCCATAACCTCA TCCCCAGTTCAGCTGTGACTCCTCCTGAGTCGCCCCAGTCGGACTCTCTGGGCTCTTCCACCTACTCCATCAACGGCCTTCTAGGGATCGGTTCCCCCAGCAGCGACCACAAGAGAAAAATCCAGGACA GTGACCAGGAGAGCTGCCAGCTCAGCACAGACTCTCAAGGCAGCAGCACCCCCCACAAGCACCTGCGCAGCGAGGCGTATGGGCAGCACCTGCTGGAGTGCCCTTTCGAGAGACAGCACTTCCCAGAGGCTTACGCTTCCCCTAGCCATGCCAAGGGAGAACAG GCAGGTATCTATGCTGTGCCCCTGCTCAACACATCCATGGACGATGGGAAATCTATGCTCACGCCTTCGAACCCATCGCTGAGTCGTAACCTGGCGGCCCACCAGACATACTCTGCTGTGACAG gGCGCGAAGTGGTTGGCTCCACCCTTCCGGGCTACCCTCCCCACATCCCAACTGGCGGGCAGGGAAGCTATAGCTCATCCGCAATTGCCGGCATGGTGGCAG CAGGGAGTGATTATTCTGGCGGTGCCTACAGCCACGGCCCTTACACCAGCTATGGAGAGCCCTGGCGATTCCCCAACTCTGGACTACTGG gttcCCCCTATTACTACAGCTCATCTTCACGGGGCCCTGTACCTCCCAACACCACCTACGACCACCTGTAG